The proteins below come from a single Acidobacteriota bacterium genomic window:
- the secF gene encoding protein translocase subunit SecF — MLQLFKNINVDWMGWRKPLIFVSIAILLAGLGSAIGRQFTPGGTDAFNLGVDFQGGTVITAKFKEKPAEDAIRGALQVQGVNDAVIQSSLDKTDEVLIKVPLFENNAETPASDGATAASDASQVNLGRATVKKALDTFGKEAEGATSLADDANAAYKIVGTDSVGPVAGAQLRNQAVIATLLGLVGILLFIAFRYDWTYAAGAVIAVFHDVLITLAFFSIFQWEVSLTVLAALLTLVGFSVNDSIVIFDRIRENLTLHRGRSLYSLTNESINQTMSRTIVTNGLVFLAVLALVLFGGEVLRGFSLALFVGSITGTYSTIAIASPIAIWWQSKIGSAAVKEVIAPQGGDKMASSARRSVTRRPVTR, encoded by the coding sequence ATGCTGCAACTTTTTAAGAACATTAATGTCGATTGGATGGGCTGGCGCAAGCCGCTGATCTTTGTTTCTATTGCTATCCTGCTTGCAGGACTTGGCTCGGCTATCGGCCGTCAGTTCACTCCTGGTGGTACCGATGCTTTCAACTTGGGTGTAGATTTCCAAGGCGGAACCGTTATCACGGCAAAGTTTAAGGAAAAGCCTGCCGAGGACGCAATTCGAGGTGCTCTGCAAGTTCAGGGCGTAAATGATGCCGTGATCCAGTCGTCTTTGGACAAGACGGACGAGGTCCTCATCAAAGTTCCTTTGTTTGAAAACAACGCCGAAACTCCCGCTTCGGATGGGGCGACGGCGGCTTCGGACGCTTCGCAGGTCAATCTTGGCCGCGCGACTGTTAAAAAAGCTCTCGACACCTTTGGTAAAGAGGCTGAAGGGGCAACGTCGCTTGCGGATGACGCAAACGCTGCTTACAAGATCGTAGGAACGGATTCGGTCGGCCCGGTCGCCGGTGCTCAGCTCAGAAATCAAGCAGTCATTGCGACCCTTCTGGGCCTTGTTGGTATCCTTTTGTTCATTGCGTTTCGCTACGATTGGACCTATGCAGCGGGAGCGGTGATTGCCGTTTTTCACGATGTTCTGATCACGCTCGCTTTCTTTTCGATCTTCCAGTGGGAGGTCAGCCTGACAGTCCTTGCTGCGCTCCTCACGCTGGTTGGATTCTCGGTTAACGACTCGATCGTTATCTTTGACCGAATTCGTGAAAACCTGACGCTGCATCGCGGCCGTTCGCTCTACAGCCTGACAAACGAATCGATCAACCAGACCATGTCACGTACGATCGTGACGAACGGACTTGTTTTTCTCGCGGTCTTGGCGCTTGTCTTGTTTGGCGGCGAAGTTCTTCGCGGTTTCTCGTTAGCCCTTTTTGTGGGGTCGATCACGGGAACTTATTCGACGATCGCCATCGCCAGCCCGATCGCTATCTGGTGGCAAAGCAAGATCGGTTCTGCGGCTGTTAAAGAAGTTATAGCCCCGCAAGGTGGTGACAAAATGGCTTCTTCGGCACGCCGTTCTGTTACCCGTCGCCCGGTAACTCGATAG
- a CDS encoding MMPL family transporter — protein sequence MAVDSNVLIFERIREELSAGKDVQSAIDQGFDRAFITIIDTHITTILSSAILYLYGSGPIRGFAVTLVLGLLINLFSAVFVSRTIFMWLTRRNTKMETISI from the coding sequence ATGGCCGTTGACTCGAACGTTCTGATATTTGAGCGTATCCGAGAAGAACTTTCTGCAGGAAAAGATGTGCAGTCCGCGATCGACCAGGGCTTTGACCGAGCGTTTATTACGATCATTGATACGCATATCACGACGATCCTCTCCTCGGCCATCTTGTATCTATATGGTTCAGGGCCGATCCGTGGCTTCGCTGTCACCCTCGTACTCGGGCTTTTGATCAATCTTTTCTCCGCTGTTTTCGTTTCGCGAACCATCTTTATGTGGCTGACGCGTCGTAACACCAAGATGGAGACCATTAGTATTTAG
- the secD gene encoding protein translocase subunit SecD: MKNTGLWIRTVIIIAITLAGIYLVFGPRRTPTSADFTWQGVKDNLAQNINLGLDLKGGSHLVMRVKTDDYLKNLTENNAQAALSAAQDAKLPVTSNTIKAENGSFAVGLVLSDPAQSQAVIDEVKKKVDFASWTESTSGSTITWSLPNQAQDVLKRQAVDQALKIIESRINAFGVKEPTLQKHGAESSGQILLQMPGVDDPERVKSLIGAESNLTLMKVVSPPNPQPVATYPTEEAAKQSLGGAVPPNRKILPYSDRDEPSNATTKPADPNKPKQFVVVEYPAIVDGSELREANAISRTGGDRDFEIGFSLKPAGAAKFGDWTGKNIGNYMAVVLNGEVKSAAYIKSQIFDTGQISGRFTKASAEDLALTLKSGALPAKIEYQEERTVGPSLGADSIKAGVEASLGGVVFVIIFMLFYYRGAGVNAVVALLLNMLLTLAALITIKSTLTLPGIS, encoded by the coding sequence ATGAAGAATACCGGTTTATGGATCAGAACGGTGATCATTATCGCCATTACGCTTGCGGGCATATATCTTGTCTTCGGGCCTCGTCGAACTCCGACATCAGCCGATTTTACCTGGCAGGGGGTCAAGGACAACCTCGCCCAGAATATTAATCTCGGCCTCGACCTGAAAGGCGGCTCGCATCTTGTCATGCGAGTTAAAACGGATGATTACCTTAAGAATTTGACTGAGAATAACGCTCAGGCTGCTTTGAGTGCTGCTCAGGACGCTAAATTACCCGTAACGAGCAATACGATAAAAGCTGAGAATGGCAGCTTCGCGGTAGGGCTCGTACTATCTGATCCAGCTCAGTCACAGGCGGTAATTGACGAGGTCAAGAAGAAGGTTGACTTTGCAAGCTGGACCGAATCGACGAGTGGATCGACGATCACGTGGTCATTGCCGAATCAGGCCCAGGACGTTCTCAAACGTCAGGCCGTCGATCAGGCTTTGAAGATCATCGAAAGCCGTATTAACGCTTTCGGCGTTAAGGAACCTACCCTGCAAAAGCACGGAGCCGAGTCTTCGGGGCAGATACTTCTTCAAATGCCTGGTGTTGATGATCCGGAACGCGTTAAGAGCCTTATTGGAGCCGAGTCAAATTTGACCCTCATGAAGGTTGTTAGCCCGCCGAACCCTCAGCCTGTTGCTACGTATCCAACGGAGGAAGCCGCGAAGCAGTCTCTGGGCGGCGCGGTTCCGCCGAATAGAAAGATCCTTCCTTACTCTGATAGGGACGAGCCGTCCAATGCGACCACAAAGCCGGCCGACCCTAACAAGCCGAAACAGTTTGTAGTGGTGGAGTATCCGGCTATCGTCGACGGCAGCGAGCTTCGTGAGGCCAATGCGATCTCTCGTACAGGCGGAGACCGCGATTTTGAGATCGGATTCTCATTAAAGCCTGCAGGTGCCGCAAAGTTTGGAGATTGGACCGGAAAGAATATAGGCAACTACATGGCGGTCGTTCTTAACGGCGAGGTCAAATCTGCTGCTTACATCAAATCTCAGATCTTTGACACCGGTCAGATCTCGGGCCGGTTCACGAAAGCTTCGGCTGAGGACCTTGCACTCACCCTCAAATCGGGAGCCCTGCCGGCGAAGATCGAATACCAGGAAGAACGAACCGTTGGACCGAGCCTCGGAGCGGATTCCATTAAAGCTGGCGTTGAAGCCTCGCTTGGAGGCGTGGTTTTCGTGATCATCTTCATGTTGTTCTACTATCGCGGAGCTGGGGTAAATGCTGTTGTTGCTCTGCTTCTGAACATGTTGCTTACCCTTGCGGCCCTGATTACCATTAAGTCAACGCTTACCCTGCCAGGTATCTCCTGA
- the yajC gene encoding preprotein translocase subunit YajC, whose product MNIYLFLFQDAAGGSSIIWTLLPFVFIFGIFYFLVILPQKKQKQQLQDLIASLKINDEVVTNGGVIGTIKEVRETSFIIQSAEKSFLEIGKAAVVGKKAE is encoded by the coding sequence ATGAATATTTACCTCTTTCTGTTTCAGGACGCGGCGGGCGGCAGCAGCATCATTTGGACGCTGTTACCCTTCGTGTTCATTTTTGGAATTTTTTACTTTCTGGTCATCCTTCCCCAGAAGAAACAGAAGCAGCAGCTTCAGGACCTGATCGCATCGCTTAAGATCAATGATGAGGTCGTGACTAACGGCGGTGTCATCGGGACGATCAAGGAAGTAAGAGAAACGAGTTTTATTATTCAAAGTGCCGAAAAGTCATTTCTTGAAATTGGAAAAGCTGCCGTCGTCGGCAAGAAAGCAGAGTAG